In Phoenix dactylifera cultivar Barhee BC4 chromosome 1, palm_55x_up_171113_PBpolish2nd_filt_p, whole genome shotgun sequence, the genomic stretch gCTTTTTACtctgtatatatatttttttacaccTCATCCGTTGGGGGGAAACCCGAAGTTCTATAACCTTTTCTGACCCTTATTTTctatctttatttatttttatttaaacatATAAGAATTCGTACAGACGTATGTTTAGTTCTATATCGGTTATTTGGGTAAAGTTCTGAGTTATAACAAATAGTATCAGGACAAACTCAGCGCATAGTTGATATATCAGATGGATATCAAATAATTGATATTATATCTTCAGGACCAGAACTTCTTGTTTCAGAGGGTGAATCCATCAAGCTTGATCAACCACACAAAATGAGGGTTTCGCTCGTTATAAGACTTGACCAAACATCTCACGACACGAGCTGACGACAGCTATGCAGCACATGTGTGAAAGTCAGTACCATCCTGTTAAGAACAGATTTTGTTGTTCATATGTCAAGCGCTGGTAAGGTTTTGCGCATCGTATCGAATTAAACCACATGCTCCACTGCTTGTGCAGGCCCCCGTCAATTTCTTTGAGTTTCGGCCGCAGCTTATGTGAATTGAGGGACACTGCAATACTGATTTATAGAGGCTGATTACGGACTGATCGTGATGTTTATGATTAGGTTTGAATCCATATAGCCAGAATTCGTGTTTTTTTAAGATGGGATTCTAAGTTGTAACAAAAGACACTAACCGGTAGTTTTTATACTATCGTTCTGGGAAGGCTTTCAATTCTATGGTCTCGTTTTAGTTTCGGAATAGAGGAGGAATCAAATCCAAAGTTGAGTACTGCGTGCGTTGCTTCTCGAATGGTCCTGCATCTGTCTTCTTAATTCCCTCATCTTGTCATAATtacttctttttaagtttcttgtgTGCGACACATCGCAGTTGTTGCTTTACTAAAACGACGCCGGCAACCCATATATTCTTGCCAAGCTCCAGTCTTTTTCATAGTGCTCTTTTTTGCCAAGTTTCACTGGACTTGTTAGGCTGCAAATATTCTTCACTTTAAGCTAAATTCCACTTGTTTTGAATTATTTTCGGATCCACAAGTGAAGTTGTTGAGGGTGGGAGTAGAATTCCACCGGTGGTGGTGGGGAATGATGGGGCGGTGGTCTTCCGGGCTTCTGAAGGTGGTTTCTTGGCTGTGTTTGGTGGGTTTTGTGAGTGGTATTGGCGCGAACTGGGGGACGCAGGCGAGCCACCCCCTGCCGCCGAACACGGTGGTTCAGATGCTCCGCGACAACGGGTTCCAAAAGGTGAAGTTGTTTGATCCAGAGGATAGTGCCATGAGTGCCCTCAGCAAATCTCAGATTCAGGTGATGGTCGGGATTCCGAACGAGATGCTCGCCGGCCTGGCGTCGAGTATGAAGGTGGCGGAGAATTGGGTGTCCAAGAATATCTCCAGTTACATCAAAGATGGAGTGGATATCAGGTTATCTTACAGACCTCTCAAAACTTTAATCGTTTTGAAATTGTGTGATCATTCCTTTCTTTGTTTTGCTAGTATCTAATTCAGTATACTTTGACTTCGATCActtgaattgcaaatattaatacaAATTCATAGAGAGGAAGCTTGGCAAAAGATAGTTGTTTCTGTGCAAGTTTGAGTTATTATGGGCTATTAACCAACCTATTGATGTATTGAATCTAAtgagttaaaaaataaaaaataaaaggtaATATCAGGTCGTTCGCCCCAAAATGGAttagatcctttttattgaaaaagaaaagaaatgatcaaaattgaagttcttttcaaatccaatttttttattttcttctaaaattacttaaatataatttaatttttgaatgaagTTACACGACACAGTTCTTATTACTATTACTTTACTCAACTCACGAATTGCGAACTATAAAAATCATCCTATTATTATGACTGAGAAGGCAGTAATTTGCTATGGTTCTCTCATGGCTTCGTTTTGTCTCTACTTCCAtttcttttcagtttgtttgcATCTTAAATAATTTCTTGGTGGCTCAGAGATATCATGGGCAAGTAAATGCAGGAAATTGTGAGGCCCTGCCTCTTCACACTCAAATCGTTGAGTTTCATGATAGGATTTTTGAGCTAAATGCTGTTGATTCTGAAGTTGGTTTTTCTCCATTTCTCAAAATTCAATTCGTCGCTAGCTCAGCAATGGATTTCAACTCCTCCAAAAGGAAGCAGGACATGTTTTTTAAGGATGCTCTGTCCTTTATGTGCCATAAGGAGACTAATTGTTGCATCAAATAAAAtgagtaaataaataaacaaataaaggcAAAAATTATAGATACTGAACAGTAGATCTTCCTCACTTTTACTATGTGCTTGCTTTGCATAAGGAGAGGGGAAGCAGAAACTGTTGGCGAGCTTGGAAGCGTttcttcaaaacaaaatcaaataTACCAATAAAAATACAAATCTTTGTAATTTCCCGGTCATTATAAAATCATCACCCAACTGGTGatttgttttctttctctttttttattttatttgaatttGTATGCGCATGTTCCTTATTTTTCATGCAATATCTCACTGCTTACATGTTTGTCTCTCCATAGTTAATTTCCTGTCTGTAATATCATTATAACCATCAGtttattttttcatctcaaTTTTGATCTTTTCTATTGTCTTTAAGCTAGGCAAGTTAGTTTCCCTGTTTCGCATGACATCTTTATTAAACAGTTCTTCTatctaattttaaaaaaaatgcaaaacagTGTCGCGCTGGAGATGGTAGTGATTCTAGCAGCCAAAAGCATCGTGCAAAAATTTTTCAATTAGAACATGTAATAATAACTGAAGATGTTTATTCAACAACTTTAGCATTATGTTTATTGTATCAAAAGTGTTTCCTTAGTACATTTTCATCATGATCTTCAATCTCACATTCTGACAACACTTCTAGCAACACTCCATCTACACCACAAGGACTGAGGAACGATCGGACCTCCAACAATTAAGAGTACTGCCGGAACTAAGGATCTGAATATGACTGGCCTTGTATATATAATCTTTGTCGAGCACCACTAGTTTTAAATCATGTTATAGTCTGTAAATTTGATATCAATAGTTGACTTCACCAAGGATTCTAATAAAATTTTATCTTATGTTTAACTTGGTCTGGATAGGTAAATCAATTTCTCGATCTTGAGGTGCCACAGCTAAACTTTTGTTTGATATATTTAACTTCTTCTATGTCTCTTTAAAGAGGTCGAGGTAGATGCACATAGAAGCATCTATCCCTAGAACCGGCATAATCCAAGAAAAGTAACATGGAGTCAAGCGAATTACCAGgctcatatattttttaatttaatcacAAATTCCTAAGGACAAAGCTTAACCGGTTGTTGACCAAGAGTGATGCTCTTTCTCCTACCTAGCTAGTTGACTTTACAAGCTTGGCTGTTCCTTATTTACATCTTTTCTCGCTCTTCCATCAACAAGGCTGTCGTCAAAACCAAAATGGAAACAATCAAGCAGAAATGTATACCTTCTGCAACTAAGTTATTTCGATAATTTCTGCTGATACCACCTTTTCCAAGACTAGAAAACATTGGTTGATGCTCTAATTGGGGTTCAAGTTTAGAGTTTTGTGTGACATCCCATACCTTCTCCTCTACTTTCCTCACTGCTTTTGTAACTTGATATCTGCTTTGGGGAATAAAATCTCTTTTCATCAATGTATACAAATAAACAAGAACCTAGAGTCCTGCCTTTAGGACAGAGAATTTCTTGCATAGCTCTACATTCCCTCGAACAATTTGAAATGTttcattagtttttttttttgtgtgtggtgAAAGCTGCATGTAATGGACCAATCCAATGTAACTCGCCTTCTATTACAGTTCAATAAACATGACTTGCGATGACCAAAATGGTTTCCATCTCCTTAGCCTTCCATTCACAGTGCAGTGCTGCACCAGTCATATGATTTGATTTGTTGCTTCTCTCGTGCTTCTGTGTCCACAGGTATGTTGCTGTTGGAAACGAGCCATTCCTGGAGACTTATAACGGGAGCTTTCTCCAAACCACCTTTCCAGCCCTCCAAAACATCCAAAGTGCTCTCATAAAAGCCGGGGTGAGCAGCCAGGTCAAAGTCACCGTGCCCCTCAATGCTGatgtctatgaatcatcaaGCGGCAAGCCTTCTGACGGGGATTTCCGCGCAAACATCCACGACCTCATGGTTGCCATCGTTAAATTCCTCAGCGACAATGGCGCTCCCTTCACTGTGAACATCTACCCCTTCATCAGTCTCTACAATGATCCCAACTTCCCTGTGGACTATGCTTTCCTTTACGGACCAACTGCATCCCCCGTGGGTGATGGTTCGATCACGTACACCAATGTATTCGACGCAAACCATGACACTCTCGTATGGGCCCTGCAGAAGAGTGGCTTTGGAAATCTTTCCATCATCGTCGGCGAGATCGGTTGGCCCACTGATGGAGACATGAGTGCAAACATTCAGTATGCTCAAAGATTTAATCAGGGTTTCATGCAACGCGTCTCATCAGGGCAGGGCACGCCCCTGAGACCAGGAGCTATTGATGCATATCTGTTTAGTTTGATAGATGAAGATCAAAAAAGCATCCAGCCAGGGAACTTTGAGAGACACTGGGGCGTCTTCTACTATGATGGGCAGCCGAAATATCAGCTTAATATCTCCACATCAAAAACTGGAACATTGGTTGGAGCTAAGAATGTCAAGTACTTGGATAAGAAGTGGTGTGTGTTCACGCCTTCTGTCAGCCTCGATGATTCAAGAGTGGCATCGGCTGCGAGCTATGCTTGTGCCAAAGCTGACTGCACAAGCCTTGGGTACAAGACATCATGCAGCGATCTCGATGCACGAGGGAATATTTCATATGCATTCAACAGCTACTACCAGATAAATGATCAGGATGGCAGGGCCTGTGATTTTCAAGGCACAGCTACGACCACCGACAGAGATCCATCTACTTCCACTTGTAGGTTTGAGATCATGATTGAAGCTGGTTCTGCAACATCCTGGAGATTAGCGGCGGTCGGGGGACAGGGAGTTGGTCTGGTGTTCTATGCATTTCTTCCACTTTTGTTGACATTACTGTGATCATATCTTGATACTTCTATACTGTGTTTATGATGTGGCTTCATTGTTCTGTGTCTGTTAAATACCAGTATATAACACTCAGTACAGctgcttaattttttttgaaaaaggaaaGCTCAGTACAGGAGAATTTGATCTGTTGATACagactttcagatctgatttgaaCACAAACGTGCCatggaaaaaatgaaaaacaaagtgtgCAGGCTGATTACAGACATCATGTTGGAAACTATATTCGATCCATCTAAATGACAACTTAATGCGAGAAATAGAAAAGCTATTCTCAACCTTGAATTGTTGATCATGTTTCTTATTTGTTAAGTGGTATTTGTAAAATCTTCTTATTTTGCAAACCTGAGAGCAAGTGAACAGGATGGTGGGTTTTCTCATTGTTTATGTCAAAAAGAAGGGGCGAAAGAAAACTCTGACAGCAAGTTTAGATGAGAAACTCTCTCCTTCATTGTGGTTTAGCAGATGATAAAACTGTTTTAGTGTCATTAAAGGCGTTTATGGTCTTTCAGTGGGCATATAAAGTTGTTTAAACTACTAAAGTCTTTCAAAGttttttttgatcttttttaGCAATAGCCAGcaagttttgttattttcatCAAAAGAGGAGAAAATTTCAACATTATGCCTTGGTATTTTAGTTGGTAAATCCCTCAAGGACAGCCAAGTGAGTGCTGCTGACTCAACTAACTGCTGCTGCTTCCTATGGGAACTGCCATAGAAGATGAGTCCATACAGAATGGTAAATGAAGGAGCAAATTGGATGGACCACCACCTTTttatcctaaaaaaaaaaaagaaaagaaaagaaagtaaaagataaATTACTTATAAGATGGATCCTAATGTGCAGATATTCGAATGCTTATATTAGGCAGAGATGCTGTTTGCTACGAACAAGCAATCAAAAGAAACTGTCCTCTGAAGAAGTGTCATGACAGAATCTGCATGGAagtattgttgtgtttgtatgaattgatttttttttcttttagaaatgtGAGTCATCATATATTGTTATCCGATGTGCATCGCAGCACACAATTACTATTTCATTTCTTTACCAAATGTATCTTAACCAACCAATCATATTCTTTTTTATGATGAAGCCAGAATTATATAATTACACTTCCATTTCTTCGTCCAACCAAAAATCTGGAACGATGACAGGACTATgatatttattatcaaaataggaCTCGGGTCTTTGGCACCAGTATTTCCACACCATAAAGTATAAGCCACTTCCATTCTAAAAATCTCAAAATTTTGCCAACTACTTGAACCTCTAAGATGATTGTGCAATATGCGAAAAGATCCTGCTCTAAAAATCTCAAGACTTTGCAAACTACTGGACCCTCTAAGGTGTGTGCATGGGTCTCCAGAGCCATTGCTCATACTAAATCAACTTGATTTGGATCTGTAGTTGAATACTGACAGCTGCGGACTACGGTTTTAAGTGAGCCATTGATTTGGTTCCACCGCAGCTCCCTCATATTTTCAGCACACAGAGTTGCAGGCTAATATGATGATTCTGATATGGATCTTGCAAACAATTTTTTtacagttttttttaaaaaaaataaggtgTTCTATTCCCATCCCGACTCTATCTAGAGGAGAATCGAATGCTCCAATCCTCCAAAATCCAATCAAGACTTTTTTGATATTCAAATTTCATTCCAATTTCGTTTCCAATTTCAGTCACAAACTAAACATCCGATTTTCATTCCGATTCCAATAGTGAACCAAACATACCCTAGTCTCTACCTACTCCACCTCATCTAAGGTGGAGCCCAAGCTCCCATGCAAAGCCACTGCCCACGGAATTGAGAAGCTTCGTGTAACCCTTTGCAAACAAAACCCCACCTTTGGGCAAGGGGTCATACGGCTGATACCAAGGTTTGGTGGTGCGTTGCATACAATATCATTTTTCACTTTCTTTAGATTTTCGATTATCTGTTGCAACCATGAAAGCAGTCAACTGACAAACAATTTCCATGCAACTGTGATATCAAAACCATGGGAAAATTTGAACATAAGAATTCAGGAAAAAAGCCTGCTTCAACTTCAATGCACTCGTCATCTTGAAAGCAGTACAGCACTGATTCAGAAGCCATTCCCAATTATTTTCTAAAGCATCCAAATTCTGTTATCATGAATTATCTATATAATGATACGAAACAAACCCATTCGTTCAAAACAACAACCTTCTGCAGCATGAAAAGGTTAACTGTTCCTCTATCCCGAAGGAGGTTCTCATGGTTACAGAACAATCCTACCAGGACCTTCAGCAATGGCATGAGCAAAGGTACAATACTGTGTTTAACTTCGCATGATCTTTTTATACTGTGGATATGTAATTATTCAATACAAGATATTGGAAATAACATGATTCATGTACGGACTGTTAGAAGATATGTTTACTTTACTCGTGAAGCATGAATATTCAGTAAAACAAGACCAAGAGATCAAGCAAGGTCAGAAATGGGGTATAGGAGCAGCGTGTTCACCAGGATACCAAACCGGCACCGGATCCATGAATCCATAGTCTCCCTCCTGGGCGAATAAATCAACTTCCCAGCTATATTCCTGCATCAAAGCCTCTCCATCTTGAGGCAGGTCAACATCAAAAGATGCTTGAGGTGCTGGTGCAAACGACAACTGTGATGCCCCCCTTGATGAGCTAAAGACAGGTGTGATTGCTAACATCACCATAAACAGAAGCAGCAGCAGGAGAAAAGGTGCTTTCATGGCTGAAACTTTGCAACTTCAACTCACACCATCTGAGTGCCCCTCTTAAGCATGCAAAAGGCTTTCTGCAGAAACCTAATAAATCACTAGATCATTCGTCCATAAATAATGTCCTCGCTCAGTACCATGATCTTGAACCAACTAACGCTGAGAAGAGAGATGTTCCCTTTGGGCTCTTCCTTCACACCAGGAGCATGACTTGCATTCAACAGAACCATAAGTTTAGCATGCTCCTATAATCAGGTACTCTTTTTACCAATCTgtcaaatcatttttttaatattcacATTCTCTACTCTTTAAACTAGTGATGAAGAGAACGTATGACATTCTAAATTCCATTGAATTGGGATGAGataataaaatgaaaaatgGAGAATGAAAGGCTAAGAAAGACAAATGTTCGTATCACGAAGTTGAGAATCAAAGCTTGATCATGCATAAAATTCAACATCCATGAGAGAGCTTAAGTTCAAGTCTAAAGCTTAGTGTATAATCCCCAACTGCGAAACATATAAGGATGGCAAAGTGATCCTTTAGCTTCAGCAACAGATAAGAAAACAATATAATGCTGCTATCATCTTTTAGATCTCCCACAGGCATGCCGGTGGGTCAATGATTGCTAATTGGTACACAGCTTGACATCTTGAATTTTGGACTCCCTAAGAACATTAATAGGGTTAAATCTCAATTTACCATGTTAAGAAATATAGGATATATAAACAGTCATCAACTTCACTGACAAGCAAAATAGCACATTGGAGGTATCACTTTATCGGTCAAAGAAGTACCTTCACTAGCTACATGGTCAACCTTAACAAAATAGTCACtaatttacatgaaaatatAATCTCCAGATTGTAGTTCAATTAAATGATTATAACTAATTGACTACTTACTACATGGAAAAAGAAA encodes the following:
- the LOC103701435 gene encoding glucan endo-1,3-beta-glucosidase 6-like, with the translated sequence MMGRWSSGLLKVVSWLCLVGFVSGIGANWGTQASHPLPPNTVVQMLRDNGFQKVKLFDPEDSAMSALSKSQIQVMVGIPNEMLAGLASSMKVAENWVSKNISSYIKDGVDIRYVAVGNEPFLETYNGSFLQTTFPALQNIQSALIKAGVSSQVKVTVPLNADVYESSSGKPSDGDFRANIHDLMVAIVKFLSDNGAPFTVNIYPFISLYNDPNFPVDYAFLYGPTASPVGDGSITYTNVFDANHDTLVWALQKSGFGNLSIIVGEIGWPTDGDMSANIQYAQRFNQGFMQRVSSGQGTPLRPGAIDAYLFSLIDEDQKSIQPGNFERHWGVFYYDGQPKYQLNISTSKTGTLVGAKNVKYLDKKWCVFTPSVSLDDSRVASAASYACAKADCTSLGYKTSCSDLDARGNISYAFNSYYQINDQDGRACDFQGTATTTDRDPSTSTCRFEIMIEAGSATSWRLAAVGGQGVGLVFYAFLPLLLTLL